The following are encoded in a window of Amaranthus tricolor cultivar Red isolate AtriRed21 chromosome 2, ASM2621246v1, whole genome shotgun sequence genomic DNA:
- the LOC130806569 gene encoding alpha-glucosidase-like — protein sequence MGLSKSSRFSFSTLVVVLLVFCTVIGSTMSINDNQEAIGYGYEVKNTKVVNYILSASLQLIQNSNVYGPDIQLLSLTASYDKDDTLRIRITDAKNRRWEIPNEVIPRPPPPPFASPLASLKHLSNPQRHNEPTTTILSHPNSDLTFTLSHTSPFGFYVSRKSTHDVLFDTTPTSDPNTFFVFKDQYLHLSSSLPPQDAHLYGLGEHSKPDFQLAHNQVLTLWNADIASFNRDLNLYGSHPFYMDVRSAPEAGSTHGVFLMNSNGMDVEYTGDRITYKVIGGIIDLYIFSGPTPAQVVDQYTKLIGRPAPMPYWAFGFHQCRWGYRNVKEVQSVVDGYAKMRIPLDVMWTDIDYMDAFKDFTLDPVNFPRKNMQQFLNKLHSNGQRYVPILDPGINTNKSYGTFVRGIQANVFIKRDGKPYLGSVWPGPTHYPDFLDPAAQNFWIQEIKRFRNILPFDGVWIDMNEASNFITSEPTPGSSLDDPPYKINNSGGRVPINSKTIPATAMHYGNVPDYNVHNLYGFLEAKATHEALVRTSNKRPFILSRSTFAGSGKYTAHWTGDNAARWDDLKYSIPTMLNFGLFGMPMIGADICGFAENTTEELCRRWIQLGAFYPFSRDHSARDTTNQELYLWGSVTTTARKVLGLRYRLLPYYYTLMYEANLRGIPIARPLFFSFPDDITTYGISSQFLVGRGIMVSPVLQPGVESVNAYFPRGNWFNLFNYSSSVSRPSGSYVNLNASWNDINVHIQEGNIVAMQGEAMTTTAARNTPFHLLVVMSDHTSTTGELFLDDGVEMNMGGDSETWSLVKFSATSGKNGVTITSSVAHRGFAMSHKGVIDKITILGLRRRVKIKTYMGAEATKIAELGVTSSFRNQQGFVVSEISDLRQLIGRDFKLQLKFEGAT from the exons ATGGGACTATCTAAATCATCGCGATTTAGTTTCTCGACACTAGTGGTGGTGTTACTAGTGTTTTGCACGGTGATAGGTTCAACGATGTCAATAAATGATAACCAAGAAGCGATAGGTTATGGGTACGAGGTTAAGAATACCAAAGTTGTTAACTACATCTTGTCTGCTTCGCTGCAGCTTATTCAAAACTCTAATGTTTACGGTCCTGATATTCAGCTTCTTAGCCTCACAGCTAG CTACGACAAAGATGATACCTTAAGGATCCGAATCACGGATGCAAAGAATCGTCGGTGGGAAATCCCCAATGAAGTCATCCCTCGTCCACCTCCTCCACCATTTGCTTCACCACTTGCCTCCCTCAAACATCTTTCTAATCCACAGCGACATAACGAACCAACCACCACAATCCTATCCCACCCTAACTCCGACCTAACCTTCACTCTCTCCCATACTTCTCCCTTCGGCTTTTACGTCTCTCGTAAATCCACTCATGACGTCCTCTTCGATACCACTCCTACATCAGATCCCAACACTTTTTTCGTTTTCAAGGACCAATACCTCCACCTCTCCTCCTCTCTTCCACCTCAAGACGCCCACTTATATGGGCTCGGTGAGCATTCCAAGCCTGATTTCCAATTGGCGCATAACCAAGTCCTTACTCTATGGAATGCCGACATTGCTAGTTTCAATAGGGACCTTAACTTATATGGGTCTCACCCGTTTTACATGGATGTTCGGTCTGCACCGGAGGCAGGATCCACCCATGGGGTGTTTCTAATGAATAGCAATGGGATGGATGTAGAGTATACTGGTGATAGAATTACTTACAAGGTGATTGGAGGTATTATAGACCTCTACATCTTCTCCGGACCAACACCTGCACAAGTTGTGGATCAATATACAAAGCTCATCGGCCGCCCCGCTCCAATGCCTTATTGGGCCTTTG GTTTTCATCAATGTCGTTGGGGTTACCGTAATGTCAAGGAGGTCCAGTCTGTGGTAGATGGCTATGCAAAAATGAGGATTCCTTTAGATGTAATGTGGACTGATATTGATTACATGGATGCCTTCAAAGATTTCACTCTAGATCCTGTTAATTTCCCTCGAAAAAATATGCAGCAATTTCTTAACAAACTCCATAGTAACGGCCAAAGATACGTTCCAATTCTCGATCCCG GGATCAATACAAATAAGTCGTATGGAACTTTCGTGAGGGGAATACAAGCTAATGTGTTCATCAAGCGGGATGGTAAACCATACCTAGGTTCTGTTTGGCCAGGACCAACTCACTACCCTGATTTTCTAGACCCTGCAGCTCAAAATTTCTGGatacaagaaattaaaagattTAGAAATATTCTTCCCTTTGATGGTGTTTGGATCGACATGAACGAAGCTTCGAATTTTATTACTTCTGAGCCTACTCCTGGGTCTAGCCTAGACGATCCGCCATATAAGATCAACAATTCTGGAGGGCGAGTACCGATAAACAGCAAGACGATTCCAGCAACCGCTATGCATTATGGCAATGTACCAGATTACAATGTTCATAACCTATATGGGTTTCTCGAAGCTAAAGCCACCCATGAAGCACTTGTTAGAACCAGCAACAAAAGGCCCTTTATACTGTCCCGATCAACGTTTGCTGGCTCTGGGAAGTATACTGCACATTGGACTGGAGATAATGCTGCAAGATGGGATGACTTAAAGTACTCGATTCCAACTATGTTGAACTTCGGACTCTTTGGGATGCCAATGATTGGAGCCGATATATGCGGTTTTGCTGAAAATACTACAGAGGAGCTTTGTCGTCGATGGATACAG TTGGGTGCCTTCTATCCATTTTCGAGGGACCATTCGGCACGTGATACTACTAATCAGGAACTCTATCTATGGGGATCTGTCACTACTACAGCTCGGAAAGTGCTAGGACTTCGCTATCGACTCCTACCCTACTACTACACTTTGATGTATGAGGCAAACCTGCGAGGGATCCCTATCGCAAGACCTCTATTCTTCTCCTTTCCAGACGATATCACAACCTATGGAATCAGCTCACAGTTCCTCGTTGGCAGAGGAATCATGGTTTCACCTGTTCTGCAACCTGGGGTAGAATCTGTCAATGCATACTTTCCTAGAGGAAACTGGTTCAACCTTTTCAACTACTCGTCTTCAGTGAGTCGGCCTTCAGGGAGTTACGTTAATCTTAATGCATCATGGAATGACATCAATGTTCACATCCAGGAAG GTAATATTGTGGCTATGCAAGGAGAAGCCATGACAACCACCGCAGCACGGAACACACCGTTCCATCTATTGGTGGTTATGAGTGACCACACTTCAACCACAGGAGAACTTTTCTTGGATGACGGAGTTGAAATGAACATGGGAGGAGACTCAGAAACATGGAGCTTGGTTAAATTTTCAGCAACATCAGGAAAAAATGGTGTGACAATCACATCAAGTGTTGCACATAGAGGATTTGCTATGAGTCACAAAGGAGTCATTGATAAAATAACCATTCTGGGTCTTAGAAGAAGAGTAAAGATCAAAACTTATATGGGTGCAGAAGCAACAAAGATTGCAGAGTTGGGAGTGACATCGAGTTTTAGAAACCAGCAGGGTTTTGTTGTGTCGGAGATTTCAGATTTAAGGCAGCTAATAGGACGAGACTTTAAGCTCCAGCTGAAGTTTGAAGGCGCAACATGA
- the LOC130806570 gene encoding 4-hydroxy-tetrahydrodipicolinate synthase, chloroplastic-like isoform X1, producing MATLTSYRLCLKDSTTFTLSRPASPSICDRSYIRWRSPRAAVIPNFHLPMRSNEIKNRTNVDDIKSLRLITAIKTPYLPDGRFDLEAYDALVNMQINGGVEAVIVGGTTGEGQLMSWDEHIMLIGHTVNCFGSSIRVIGNTGSNSTREAIHATEQGFAVGMHAALHINPYYGKTSLEGMIAHFESVLSMGPAIIYNVPSRSSQDIPPQVIHSLAKKANFAGVKECVGNERIKQYTDNKIVVWSGNDDQCHDSRWSYGATGVISVTSNLVPGLIWQLMFEGANFSLNAKLMPLIEWLFQEPNPIGLNTALAQLGVARPVFRLPYVPLSREKRIEFVHLVKEIGRENFVGDKDIQVLDDNDFILIGRY from the exons atggcTACTTTAACGAGTTATAGGTTGTGCTTGAAGGACTCCACTACTTTCACTCTTTCGCGCCCTGCTTCGCCATCTATTTGTGACAG ATCATATATCAGATGGAGGTCCCCTCGAGCTGCAGTGATCCCCAATTTCCATCTACCTATGCGTAGCAATGAAATTAAGAACAG GACAAATGTGGATGATATAAAATCCTTGAGGTTGATTACAGCCATTAAAACCCCTTATCTACCAGATGGAAGATTTGATCTTGAAGCTTATGATGCCTTGGTGAACATGCAGATCAATGGTGGTGTTGAAGCTGTTATTGTTGGTGGCACAACTGGTGAAGGACAACTTATGAGCTGGGATGAGCACATCATGCTTATTGGCCACACGGTGAACTGTTTTGGCAGTAGCATCAGAGTGATAGGGAACACCGGTAGCAACTCAACACGGGAAGCTATACATGCTACTGAACAGGGGTTTGCTGTTGGAATGCATGCAGCTCTTCACATCAATCCTTATTATGGAAAGACTTCATTGGAGGGTATGATTGCTCACTTTGAAAGTGTGCTTTCTATGGGACCAGCTATCATATACAATGTACCGTCAAGATCAAGTCAAGATATTCCGCCTCAGGTGATACATTCTCTAGCAAAAAAGGCCAACTTTGCTGGTGTCAAAGAATGTGTGGGTAATGAAAGAATTAAGCAGTACACAGATAACAAGATTGTGGTTTGGAGTGGGAATGATGACCAGTGTCATGATTCCAGGTGGTCATATGGGGCTACTGGGGTTATATCTGTTACTAGTAACTTGGTTCCTGGCTTGATTTGGCAACTCATGTTTGAGGGAGCCAATTTTTCTCTTAATGCCAAGCTTATGCCATTAATTGAGTGGCTTTTCCAGGAGCCAAATCCGATTGGTCTGAATACAGCTTTAGCTCAACTTGGAGTAGCAAGGCCAGTCTTTCGCCTTCCTTATGTACCTCTATCCCGAGAAAAGAGGATCGAATTTGTGCATCTAGTGAAGGAAATTGGACGGGAGAACTTTGTTGGTGACAAAGATATCCAAGTTCTTgatgacaatgattttattttgattggtCGGTATTAA
- the LOC130806570 gene encoding 4-hydroxy-tetrahydrodipicolinate synthase, chloroplastic-like isoform X2, whose translation MYGRELCRSLLIVNIREAKLCPETNLKIAMTHILLHINGGVEAVIVGGTTGEGQLMSWDEHIMLIGHTVNCFGSSIRVIGNTGSNSTREAIHATEQGFAVGMHAALHINPYYGKTSLEGMIAHFESVLSMGPAIIYNVPSRSSQDIPPQVIHSLAKKANFAGVKECVGNERIKQYTDNKIVVWSGNDDQCHDSRWSYGATGVISVTSNLVPGLIWQLMFEGANFSLNAKLMPLIEWLFQEPNPIGLNTALAQLGVARPVFRLPYVPLSREKRIEFVHLVKEIGRENFVGDKDIQVLDDNDFILIGRY comes from the exons atgtATGGAAGAGAGCTTTGTAGGAGCTTGCTAATTGTAAACATCAGAGAGGCTAAACTTTGTCCTGAAACAAATTTAAAGATAGCCATGACACATATCTTGCTACAT ATCAATGGTGGTGTTGAAGCTGTTATTGTTGGTGGCACAACTGGTGAAGGACAACTTATGAGCTGGGATGAGCACATCATGCTTATTGGCCACACGGTGAACTGTTTTGGCAGTAGCATCAGAGTGATAGGGAACACCGGTAGCAACTCAACACGGGAAGCTATACATGCTACTGAACAGGGGTTTGCTGTTGGAATGCATGCAGCTCTTCACATCAATCCTTATTATGGAAAGACTTCATTGGAGGGTATGATTGCTCACTTTGAAAGTGTGCTTTCTATGGGACCAGCTATCATATACAATGTACCGTCAAGATCAAGTCAAGATATTCCGCCTCAGGTGATACATTCTCTAGCAAAAAAGGCCAACTTTGCTGGTGTCAAAGAATGTGTGGGTAATGAAAGAATTAAGCAGTACACAGATAACAAGATTGTGGTTTGGAGTGGGAATGATGACCAGTGTCATGATTCCAGGTGGTCATATGGGGCTACTGGGGTTATATCTGTTACTAGTAACTTGGTTCCTGGCTTGATTTGGCAACTCATGTTTGAGGGAGCCAATTTTTCTCTTAATGCCAAGCTTATGCCATTAATTGAGTGGCTTTTCCAGGAGCCAAATCCGATTGGTCTGAATACAGCTTTAGCTCAACTTGGAGTAGCAAGGCCAGTCTTTCGCCTTCCTTATGTACCTCTATCCCGAGAAAAGAGGATCGAATTTGTGCATCTAGTGAAGGAAATTGGACGGGAGAACTTTGTTGGTGACAAAGATATCCAAGTTCTTgatgacaatgattttattttgattggtCGGTATTAA
- the LOC130806242 gene encoding protein SGT1 homolog B-like, with translation MATDLEKKAKEAFIDDHFELAVELYSQAIDLNPNIAELYADRAQANIKLSNFTEAVADANKAIQLDQSMAKAYLRKGIACLKLEEYQTAKTAFLAGAALAPEDSRFKNFIKECDERIAEEDATFSKPTGTAVPGGSEPDTIAAPATSVPATIGLDSPANVVPVPKPKFRHEFYQKPEEVVVTVFAKGIAAKNVDVKYGEQILSVTIDLPGEEPYHLEPRLFGKIIPAKCKYEVLSTKIEIRLAKAEAIHWASLEYTKDAVVPQKINASSPSDRPTYPSSKLKGVDWDKLEAEVKKEEKDEKLDGDAALNKFFQDIYRDADEDTRRAMQKSFVESNGTVLSTNWKEVGAKKVEGTPPDGMEMKKWEY, from the exons ATGGCGACAGATCTAGAAAAGAAAGCCAAAGAAGCTTTCATCGATGACCACTTCGAATTAGCTGTCGAACTCTACTCACAAGCCATTGATTTAAACCCTAATATCGCTGAACTTTATGCCGACCGCGCTCAAGCCAACATTAAACTTTCTAATTTCACTG AGGCAGTTGCTGATGCCAACAAAGCCATCCAACTGGACCAGTCAATGGCCAAGGCATACCTTCGTAAAGG TATTGCTTGTTTGAAGCTTGAGGAGTACCAAACTGCAAAAACAGCTTTCCTCGCAGGGGCTGCTTTGGCTCCTGAAGACTCcagatttaaaaattttatcaagGAATGTGATGAGCGTATTGCAG AGGAAGACGCAACTTTTTCAAAGCCTACAGGCACTGCTGTACCTGGAGGATCAGAACCAGATACTATTGCTGCACCGGCAACCAGTGTTCCTGCTACCATTGGTCTTGATAGTCCAGCTAATGTTGTTCCAGTACCAAAACCTAAGTTCAG GCATGAATTCTATCAGAAGCCCGAGGAAGTAGTTGTAACTGTTTTTGCGAAGGGTATAGCAGCCAAAAATGTTGATGTTAAATATGGTGAACAAATT CTCAGTGTTACCATTGATCTTCCGGGGGAAGAACCATACCATCTTGAGCCTCGCTTATTTGGGAag ATAATACCTGCCAAATGTAAATACGAGGTCTTGTCTACTAAAATTGAAATTCGTCTTGCAAAAGCTGAAGCAATACATTGGGCTTCACTAGAATACACCAAGGATGCTGTAGTTCCTCAGAAGATAAATGCATCATCTC CATCAGATAGACCAACTTACCCGTCGTCTAAACTCAAGGGAGTTGATTGGGACAAATTGGAAGCCGAGGTGAAGAAAGAG GAAAAAGATGAAAAACTGGATGGTGATGCTGCTCTGAACAAGTTTTTCCAGGACATATATCGAGATGCTGATGAAGACACAAGAAGGGCGATGCAGAAATCCTTT GTGGAGTCGAATGGAACTGTGCTGTCAACCAACTGGAAAGAAGTGGGTGCAAAAAAGGTCGAAGGAACCCCTCCCGATGGCATGGAGATGAAGAAATGGGAATACTAA
- the LOC130806693 gene encoding UDP-glycosyltransferase 88B1 produces MEKIVLYPSPGIGHLISMVELGKLLLSHTSSISSITILIPNFPFIKGSYSSYISSVSSSFPSITFISLPSVPLLHGDPSNYENMEHILFETLGNNNPNVLQCLQSISESSPISAFIIDFFCYPSLEISKSLEIPTYFFFTSGASCMALFLNFPVYDKIYSDSFRNLDAMIEIPGLFSVHSSYMVEPVLDRGKSYSEFVKVSENFRKSDGIIINTFESLEEKAVMGLKQGICLPGNPIPPVYFIGPLIATRGDNNGGERDECLGWLDSQPSQSVVYLGFGSRGMFSMEQLWEIAIGLENSGVRFLWVVRSPPPTSRDINNVFLAPPELDLNSILPEGFLDRTKDRGLVVKSWVPQIQILGHRSVGGFVTHCGWNSILEAIDDGVPMVAWPLYAEQRFNKVLLVEEIGIALPMNESKDRFVCSSEIEKRVKQIISSKEGDVVRKRVLELKDEAKATINEEGSSSVALKTFIKSWNKTLHRERET; encoded by the coding sequence ATGGAGAAAATAGTTTTATACCCATCACCAGGAATAGGTCACTTAATCTCCATGGTAGAGCTTGGAAAGCTTCTATTATCACACACTTCATCAATCTCATCCATCACCATTCTTATCCCAAACTTCCCCTTCATCAAAGGCTCTTATTCCTCTTACATCTCCTCTGTTTCTTCCTCTTTCCCTTCAATCACCTTCATTTCTCTCCCTtctgttcctcttcttcatgGGGATCCTTCCAATTATGAAAATATGGAACATATTTTGTTCGAAACACTTGGTAATAATAACCCTAATGTCTTACAGTGTCTTCAATCAATTTCTGAATCCTCCCCTATTTCTGCTTTCATTATTGATTTCTTTTGTTACCCTTCTTTAGAAATCTCTAAATCTCTTGAAATACCCACTTATTTTTTCTTCACTTCTGGTGCTTCTTGTATGGCTTTATTCCTTAATTTCCCCGTTTACGATAAAATTTACTCGGATTCATTCAGAAATCTTGATGCTATGATTGAAATTCCTGGGTTGTTCTCTGTTCATTCAAGTTATATGGTTGAACCTGTGCTTGATCGAGGTAAATCTTACTCTGAGTTTGTTAAGGTGTCTGAAAATTTTCGCAAATCTGAtgggattattattaatacttttGAATCATTAGAAGAAAAGGCTGTAATGGGTTTGAAACAAGGGATTTGTCTTCCTGGTAATCCGATTCCTCCTGTTTATTTTATTGGACCATTGATTGCTACTCGAGGTGATAACAATGGTGGAGAAAGGGACGAGTGTCTGGGTTGGCTCGACTCACAACCGAGTCAAAGCGTGGTGTATTTGGGTTTTGGGAGTAGGGGTATGTTTTCTATGGAGCAATTGTGGGAAATTGCTATTGGGTTGGAGAATAGTGGGGTGAGATTTTTGTGGGTTGTAAGATCACCACCACCAACTAGTAGGGATATAAACAATGTGTTTTTGGCCCCACCCGAACTTGATTTGAATTCGATTCTACCTGAAGGGTTTTTGGATAGGACTAAGGATCGGGGTCTTGTAGTGAAGTCGTGGGTCCCACAAATTCAAATATTGGGTCATCGGTCTGTTGGCGGGTTTGTGACTCATTGTGGGTGGAATTCGATTTTAGAGGCTATAGATGATGGGGTACCTATGGTTGCATGGCCACTTTATGCTGAACAACGTTTTAACAAGGTTTTGCTTGTTGAAGAGATCGGGATTGCACTACCGATGAATGAGTCTAAGGATCGGTTTGTGTGTTCGAGTGAGATTGAGAAACGAGTGAAGCAAATTATTAGTTCAAAAGAAGGAGATGTTGTTAGAAAACGAGTGTTGGAATTGAAAGACGAGGCTAAGGCCACAATTAATGAAGAAGGCTCATCTAGTGTCGCCTTGAAGACATTCATTAAATCATGGAATAAAACGTTACATCGAGAACGAGAAACTTGA
- the LOC130805405 gene encoding UDP-glycosyltransferase 13-like, which produces MYYRGPEDDEGCAIRHEHLLFGTLVKGLVKARREFLEGCLEQGKKCLGQATEVHKVSLVQGKDLAKIALNEERNNIPKLYCIGPLIANRGDNSGGIRDECLSWLDSQPSRSVVYLSFGSRGVFSKEQLQEIADGLEKSNVRFLWVVRTPASEEKEDNFLVPNEPNLDVILPKGFIDRTIDRGFVAKLWVSQIEVLNHDCIGGFVSHCGWNSILEALNAGVPLVAWPLYAEQRFNKI; this is translated from the exons ATGTATTATAGAGGTCCGGAGGATGATGAGGGGTGTGCAATTAGGCATGAGCATTTGTTGTTTGGAACCTTGGTTAAAGGTTTAGTTAAAGCAAGAAGAGAATTTCTAGAAGGgtgccttgaacaaggcaaAAAGTGCCTCGGACAAGCTACGGAGGTGCACAAGGTGAGCCTTGTTCAAGGCAAGGACCTGGCAAAGATTGCCTTGAACGAGGAGAG aaataatataccaaaattATATTGTATTGGACCTTTGATTGCTAATCGAGGGGATAACAGTGGCGGAATAAGGGACGAGTGTCTGAGTTGGCTTGACTCACAACCGAGTCGAAGTGTGGTGTACTTATCATTTGGGAGTAGAGGTGTTTTTAGTAAGGAACAGTTACAAGAGATAGCTGATGGGTTAGAGAAGAGTAATGTGAGATTTTTGTGGGTAGTTAGAACACCAGCCAGCGAGGAAAAGGAAGACAATTTTTTAGTACCAAATGAACCAAATTTGGATGTTATCCTTCCAAAAGGGTTTATAGATAGGACTATAGATAGGGGTTTTGTAGCTAAGTTGTGGGTCTCACAAATTGAGGTGTTGAACCATGACTGCATTGGTGGGTTTGTGTCGCATTGTGGGTGGAACTCGATTTTAGAAGCGTTGAATGCTGGTGTGCCTTTAGTGGCATGGCCGCTTTATGCTGAACAACGTTTTAATAAGATTTAG